One part of the Thermodesulfobacterium commune DSM 2178 genome encodes these proteins:
- a CDS encoding type IV pilus modification PilV family protein codes for MEIKKLGISLIEVLVAIFIVGIVALSIAHLMTASALGTRDDILGMCAWQAALSGIEEVRGNRTLIGTNRNFTCILSNGTTNNMMNVQVTTRVIRGNISNTPPSEGSGINSCALVEARATLLNKNYTVRDMVCNFQ; via the coding sequence GTGGAGATTAAAAAATTGGGTATTTCCTTAATAGAAGTTTTAGTAGCAATTTTTATAGTAGGGATTGTGGCATTATCTATAGCGCATCTTATGACAGCCAGTGCTTTAGGTACCAGAGATGATATTTTGGGAATGTGTGCCTGGCAGGCTGCTTTGTCAGGTATAGAAGAAGTAAGAGGAAATAGAACGTTGATAGGAACTAACCGTAATTTTACCTGTATTCTTTCTAACGGAACTACTAATAACATGATGAACGTTCAAGTAACCACAAGAGTCATCAGAGGAAATATCTCTAATACTCCTCCCTCTGAAGGAAGCGGGATCAATTCATGTGCTTTGGTAGAAGCAAGAGCAACTCTATTAAACAAAAATTATACTGTAAGGGATATGGTATGCAACTTTCAATAA
- a CDS encoding PilW family protein: MQLSINQKKDKGYSLLELLIATFIGLLVIAAIYGFYWVAQNTFTQIRHVTSVKEQTKVGLAQLEWFFQRWGFGVPCSNYNNPTSCIQLFVDNNTTSKHPYPPPSSLYLRISQDNPCDEVWFYGSLGGQGFVTRVVGVNKVAVMSCRLNIQNTQNNRENCYHVWRRRTHFVNKNANSNGSLCYDTNIFNITTTEYPIIFKLSGLSSNNLDCSRENNPDNAELDIRIEAYEGSWEDYNGTQQIFVNATNLEGGDLIIRTPHLVHFFCRQNEHDQNNLWLYVETKDVALNCKTNENPMPLVRVNSFKVTPQNNGVLVRIEVIGTETRFGINNSKIIMVERFFGR, encoded by the coding sequence ATGCAACTTTCAATAAATCAGAAAAAAGATAAGGGCTATTCCCTTTTGGAACTTTTGATTGCCACCTTTATAGGCCTTTTAGTCATAGCTGCTATTTATGGCTTTTATTGGGTTGCTCAAAATACTTTTACTCAGATAAGACATGTTACTTCAGTTAAAGAACAAACTAAGGTTGGTTTGGCTCAACTGGAATGGTTTTTTCAGAGATGGGGTTTTGGGGTCCCCTGTTCTAACTACAATAATCCAACATCTTGTATCCAACTTTTTGTGGACAACAACACTACCTCTAAGCACCCATATCCTCCACCAAGCTCTCTTTATCTTAGAATATCTCAAGACAATCCCTGTGATGAAGTTTGGTTTTATGGAAGTCTTGGTGGACAAGGTTTTGTAACCAGGGTTGTGGGGGTAAATAAGGTAGCTGTTATGAGCTGTAGATTAAACATCCAAAATACACAAAACAACAGAGAGAATTGTTATCATGTATGGAGAAGAAGGACCCATTTTGTAAATAAAAATGCTAACTCTAACGGCTCTTTATGCTATGATACCAATATTTTTAACATAACTACTACTGAATATCCCATAATTTTTAAACTTTCAGGGTTGTCTTCAAACAATCTTGACTGTTCTCGTGAAAACAATCCTGACAATGCTGAATTAGATATTAGGATTGAAGCCTATGAGGGAAGCTGGGAGGATTACAACGGAACCCAGCAGATTTTTGTTAATGCTACCAACCTGGAAGGAGGAGACCTTATCATAAGAACACCTCATTTAGTTCATTTTTTTTGTAGACAAAACGAGCATGATCAAAATAACCTTTGGCTTTATGTAGAAACTAAAGATGTAGCTTTAAATTGTAAAACTAACGAAAATCCTATGCCTCTTGTTAGGGTTAATAGCTTTAAAGTTACCCCTCAAAATAATGGAGTTCTTGTCAGGATAGAAGTAATAGGTACAGAAACAAGGTTTGGAATAAATAACTCTAAAATTATAATGGTAGAAAGGTTTTTTGGGAGGTAA
- a CDS encoding pilus assembly PilX N-terminal domain-containing protein produces MKKKGFALVTALILCFVLSIIGTAAITLSYISYQTSVSEKNFYLAEKAANVCLLAAMDEINRTGFCSNQEFTNSGLGYTLPYGTTCKVTSTQSTNICFLRAEGQARNSRVFKTTIIQGFYGAGLYTVRGGVNANYRGGLLTGCDGENNCTVPAFIASSGTINLGSTTPRYCPQSSNIGIWGNPPTYTNAAFRDLVPLFFNVNCFASNFYDTTLRCNYGLTDALRDTYGWVYRRNAQSYFTPYPNTQTSNNATDFYFSSYGEPVINSALKADLQNYSSLSGNCLFTSNANSYDFSTFCSNFYNPNCGNYTIVFTRTTSISLSGSLPLTCGSNDISSLWLTILLPRGGSLNNVNGGLPVSQTSLGEWKYRLNIYSGGALNISGSLNYVRILSTATINVSSGVNIRNSTIIQTLNSETENNNANSPQNFIGNGQINLYDSKIITRHIRFTNGNLYVYRTLLYLYANACPNCVRNTSDPNQNPCYTGSNYYRCGWYGGNYNAYVGMYQNGTYVLSDGTPLTSIIINNNSIVRSESFYIAGIYFGQDVNYLVGSTNVIKGFLVRNFPSNLSLQIGFTDSTNFQFKLDAINSLRYDPVSRRGFWFVRKVNCIREKPTPAYFSVITRMTTW; encoded by the coding sequence ATGAAAAAAAAGGGCTTTGCTTTGGTTACAGCCCTTATTTTATGTTTTGTTTTGAGCATCATAGGTACAGCTGCCATCACTCTTTCTTATATTTCCTATCAAACAAGTGTTTCAGAGAAAAATTTTTATCTTGCTGAAAAGGCTGCAAACGTATGTCTTTTAGCTGCTATGGATGAAATAAACAGGACAGGGTTTTGTAGTAACCAGGAATTTACTAATTCGGGATTAGGATATACTTTACCTTATGGAACCACCTGTAAGGTAACCTCTACTCAGAGTACTAACATCTGTTTCTTAAGGGCAGAGGGACAAGCAAGAAATTCAAGAGTTTTTAAAACTACCATTATTCAGGGTTTTTATGGAGCAGGTTTATATACTGTAAGAGGTGGAGTTAATGCTAATTATAGGGGAGGGCTTCTTACAGGTTGTGATGGAGAAAACAATTGTACTGTTCCTGCTTTTATAGCCTCAAGCGGGACTATAAACTTAGGGAGTACAACTCCTAGGTATTGTCCACAATCATCTAACATAGGAATATGGGGTAATCCTCCTACTTATACTAACGCTGCTTTTCGAGATTTAGTCCCTCTCTTTTTCAACGTAAACTGTTTTGCTTCTAATTTTTATGATACAACACTCAGATGTAATTATGGTTTAACAGATGCCCTAAGAGATACTTATGGATGGGTTTATAGAAGGAACGCTCAAAGTTACTTTACCCCCTATCCAAACACTCAGACTTCAAACAATGCTACAGATTTTTATTTTTCCTCCTATGGAGAACCTGTGATAAATTCTGCGCTTAAGGCTGATTTGCAAAACTATTCTTCTCTCTCAGGAAATTGTCTTTTTACTTCTAATGCTAATTCATACGATTTTAGTACTTTCTGTAGTAATTTTTATAATCCCAATTGTGGTAATTACACTATAGTATTTACCAGGACAACTTCTATAAGTCTTTCAGGATCTCTTCCTCTAACTTGTGGGAGTAATGATATATCTTCACTTTGGCTGACTATTCTCCTACCAAGAGGAGGTAGTTTAAATAACGTAAACGGCGGACTTCCCGTTTCTCAAACTTCCTTAGGAGAATGGAAATATCGTTTAAACATTTATTCTGGAGGTGCTTTAAATATTTCTGGTAGTCTAAATTACGTAAGAATCCTTTCTACTGCCACTATTAATGTTTCTTCAGGAGTAAATATAAGAAACTCAACTATCATACAAACTCTTAATTCTGAAACAGAAAATAACAACGCCAACTCCCCTCAGAATTTTATTGGTAATGGGCAGATCAACCTATACGACTCAAAAATAATTACCCGGCACATAAGATTTACTAATGGTAATCTTTATGTCTATAGGACCCTTTTATACCTCTATGCTAATGCTTGTCCTAACTGTGTAAGAAACACGAGCGATCCTAATCAAAATCCATGTTATACAGGAAGTAATTATTACAGATGTGGCTGGTATGGAGGTAATTATAACGCCTACGTAGGTATGTATCAAAACGGAACTTACGTGTTATCAGATGGAACTCCCTTGACCTCTATTATTATCAACAATAACTCTATCGTAAGGTCCGAAAGCTTTTACATAGCTGGAATTTATTTTGGTCAGGACGTTAATTATTTAGTGGGTAGCACAAACGTTATAAAAGGATTTCTTGTGAGAAATTTTCCTTCCAACCTTTCACTTCAAATAGGTTTTACAGATAGTACTAATTTTCAGTTTAAGTTAGACGCGATCAACTCTTTAAGATATGATCCTGTGTCTCGAAGAGGTTTTTGGTTCGTAAGAAAGGTTAACTGCATTAGAGAAAAACCTACTCCGGCTTATTTTTCTGTCATAACCAGGATGACTACCTGGTAG
- a CDS encoding putative metalloprotease CJM1_0395 family protein yields the protein MNVGTVDSTFIKSFATPKEENLEELKVRAVIEKLKIREKQVIAHEMAHKIVGGKYAGSVHYQYTRGPDGKFYISGGEVSIDVSEESSPEKTIQKMEIVRAAALAPADPSPQDLQVAQTATVKEIKARRELSLLKEKEQHLSKGKILDIKV from the coding sequence ATGAATGTTGGGACTGTAGATTCCACTTTTATTAAATCTTTTGCTACTCCTAAAGAGGAAAATTTAGAAGAGTTGAAAGTTCGTGCTGTGATAGAAAAACTTAAAATCAGAGAAAAACAGGTTATAGCCCATGAGATGGCTCATAAAATCGTGGGAGGAAAGTATGCAGGAAGTGTACATTATCAGTATACACGAGGCCCAGACGGAAAGTTTTACATTTCTGGTGGTGAAGTAAGCATAGATGTTTCTGAAGAAAGTTCCCCTGAAAAAACCATTCAGAAGATGGAAATCGTAAGGGCTGCAGCCTTAGCTCCAGCAGACCCTTCTCCTCAAGACCTACAGGTAGCACAAACCGCCACAGTCAAAGAAATAAAAGCAAGAAGAGAATTGAGTCTTTTGAAAGAAAAGGAACAACACCTATCTAAAGGAAAGATTTTAGATATCAAAGTTTAA
- a CDS encoding HAD-IA family hydrolase, whose translation MEKKIKVVFFDAEGTFLHISPSVGEIYARFWRERGYEVSPSEIMKRFIPAFRDKFKHDRVERWTQELCKKGWYQIFEKTFEPLKNAPCFEEVFQKSWEFFATKDCVILAQDFPEILSLLKKQGIKTAVISNWDARLRNILKQLGLGELFDEIFIGCEVGYLKPDLKLFQTALEILKVDPHEALMIGDSLKNDIEPAKTIGMLTYHYQGEPFSEVYRKVFYDLNFDI comes from the coding sequence ATGGAGAAAAAGATAAAAGTAGTATTTTTTGATGCAGAAGGTACTTTTTTACATATCTCTCCGTCAGTAGGTGAGATCTACGCCAGATTTTGGAGAGAAAGAGGATATGAGGTTTCTCCTTCGGAAATAATGAAAAGGTTTATACCAGCTTTTAGGGATAAATTTAAGCACGACAGAGTTGAACGCTGGACTCAGGAGCTTTGTAAAAAAGGATGGTATCAAATATTTGAAAAAACCTTTGAGCCTTTGAAAAATGCCCCTTGTTTTGAGGAGGTTTTTCAGAAAAGTTGGGAGTTCTTCGCAACCAAGGATTGTGTGATTTTAGCTCAAGATTTTCCAGAGATATTATCCCTTTTAAAAAAACAAGGTATTAAGACAGCGGTTATTTCTAATTGGGATGCCAGACTAAGAAACATTTTAAAACAGCTTGGGTTAGGCGAACTTTTTGATGAAATTTTTATAGGGTGTGAAGTAGGATATCTTAAACCAGATTTAAAGCTTTTTCAAACAGCCTTAGAAATCTTAAAAGTAGATCCACACGAAGCCTTGATGATAGGAGACTCTTTAAAAAACGACATAGAACCTGCTAAAACCATAGGGATGCTTACCTATCACTACCAGGGAGAGCCTTTTTCTGAGGTCTATCGTAAAGTCTTTTATGATTTAAACTTTGATATCTAA
- a CDS encoding MFS transporter has product MLKIDSKKPAFFIILLGLVSLFSDLTYEGARSITGPFLLTLGASSLVVGFIAGLGEFLGYGLRIISGWITDKTGKYWGIIIAGYLINLLSVPALALVGRWELAVMLLFIERIGKAIRTPARDALLSHAAGKIGYGWGFGLHEAMDQIGAMLGPLMIALVFYLQGGYREAFGVLLIPAVLAISILMIARFLYPSPSYLKIKTIQVKPEGFKKVYWIYLIAVSLYGAGYADYPLIAYHFKKVANISETWIPVFYAIAMGVDALAALFFGYLFDKKGFSVLLFSVIISSGFAPLCFLGGFYGAVLGMILWGIGMGAQESIIRAAVTLLVPQEKRGTGYGVFHTTYGFFWFLGSTILGVLYHFSVYALITVSIILQLSAIPLLLKVKKTYTQS; this is encoded by the coding sequence ATGTTAAAGATTGATTCCAAAAAACCTGCTTTTTTTATAATCTTACTTGGTTTAGTAAGCCTTTTTTCAGACCTAACCTACGAAGGAGCAAGAAGCATTACCGGACCTTTTCTTTTAACCCTTGGTGCTTCAAGTTTGGTTGTAGGTTTTATCGCTGGATTAGGCGAGTTTTTAGGGTATGGGCTAAGGATTATTTCAGGTTGGATAACCGATAAAACAGGTAAATACTGGGGGATTATAATAGCAGGTTATCTTATCAACCTGCTAAGTGTACCGGCTTTGGCGTTGGTAGGACGATGGGAATTGGCGGTTATGTTGCTTTTTATAGAAAGGATTGGTAAAGCAATAAGAACTCCGGCAAGAGATGCTCTACTTAGTCATGCAGCCGGGAAAATAGGTTATGGATGGGGCTTTGGGCTTCACGAGGCTATGGATCAGATAGGAGCCATGCTTGGTCCTCTCATGATAGCCCTCGTTTTTTACCTTCAAGGAGGCTATAGAGAGGCTTTTGGGGTTTTGTTGATACCGGCGGTTTTAGCGATTTCAATCTTAATGATAGCCAGGTTTTTATACCCTTCGCCTTCTTATTTAAAAATCAAAACCATCCAAGTTAAACCTGAAGGATTTAAAAAAGTCTACTGGATCTATCTTATAGCGGTTAGTTTATACGGAGCAGGATATGCAGACTATCCCCTAATTGCTTATCACTTTAAAAAGGTAGCTAACATCTCAGAAACTTGGATTCCTGTTTTTTATGCGATAGCTATGGGGGTAGATGCCTTAGCTGCACTTTTTTTTGGCTATCTATTTGATAAGAAAGGATTTTCTGTTCTTCTTTTTTCGGTAATAATCTCATCGGGATTTGCCCCTTTATGCTTTTTAGGAGGATTTTATGGGGCGGTCTTAGGGATGATTTTATGGGGAATAGGTATGGGGGCCCAGGAGTCTATCATCAGGGCAGCGGTTACCCTATTAGTACCTCAAGAAAAAAGAGGAACAGGATATGGTGTATTTCACACAACCTACGGATTCTTTTGGTTTTTAGGTAGCACCATCTTAGGGGTGTTATATCACTTTTCTGTTTATGCCCTTATCACAGTTTCGATAATTTTACAACTTTCGGCAATACCTTTACTATTAAAGGTAAAAAAGACCTATACCCAAAGCTAA
- a CDS encoding IS256 family transposase, with translation MKNLDLDLEKVLSEISKIESKEGIKMAAALLLNALMKKEREIFLRDSIDNKANGYYERQLACFLGNLGISVPRDRKSEFRPAILPPEWQKADESFQDFILNLVLQSYSPNKIKALLQSMKLPYSPEQIEEIKEELYNQAKELKTKELPENLFAMFIDAYHTQIKDTEANRIRKAVIYNIIGIDMEGRKNLLSYYIYFGSETKEDWLQILNDLIKRGVKRVMVIVSDDFPGLAQAIKALFPETDHQLCFVHMQRNINRNMSKQDAKKFYEELSIIKRIEEYERALIRFEELCKSYEKKYPAYIKGLLKKKEHYFVYKKYPEGVRRYIYTTNVVENINSRIELIRVNTGGYFQSIKTAEVAIYITVSRIQKTRWQKPLPLIKSALYELRQMFVKRFYKETQFS, from the coding sequence ATGAAAAACTTAGACTTAGATTTAGAAAAAGTTTTAAGTGAAATCTCAAAAATTGAATCAAAAGAGGGTATCAAAATGGCTGCTGCACTCCTCTTAAACGCTCTCATGAAAAAAGAAAGAGAAATATTCCTTAGAGATAGTATTGATAATAAAGCTAATGGTTACTATGAAAGACAACTTGCCTGTTTCTTAGGTAACCTTGGTATCTCTGTCCCAAGAGATAGAAAATCTGAATTCAGACCTGCTATTCTTCCTCCTGAATGGCAAAAAGCTGATGAATCTTTCCAGGACTTTATCCTTAACCTCGTTCTCCAAAGCTACTCCCCCAATAAAATCAAAGCCCTCTTGCAATCTATGAAACTTCCCTACTCTCCAGAACAAATAGAAGAAATTAAAGAAGAATTGTATAACCAAGCCAAAGAATTAAAAACCAAAGAATTGCCAGAAAATTTGTTTGCTATGTTTATAGACGCTTATCATACTCAGATAAAAGATACCGAAGCCAACAGAATCAGAAAAGCAGTTATTTATAATATCATCGGAATAGATATGGAGGGAAGAAAAAATTTACTTTCTTATTACATTTATTTTGGTTCAGAGACGAAGGAGGACTGGCTCCAGATACTTAATGATTTGATAAAGAGGGGAGTTAAGAGGGTTATGGTAATAGTGAGTGATGATTTTCCTGGCCTTGCTCAAGCCATAAAAGCCCTTTTTCCTGAGACAGATCATCAGCTTTGTTTTGTACACATGCAAAGGAACATCAACAGGAACATGTCTAAGCAGGATGCTAAAAAATTTTATGAGGAGTTAAGCATTATAAAGAGGATAGAGGAGTATGAGAGGGCCTTAATTAGATTTGAGGAATTATGTAAGAGTTATGAGAAGAAGTATCCAGCTTATATAAAGGGACTTTTGAAAAAGAAGGAGCATTATTTTGTTTATAAGAAATATCCTGAGGGGGTGAGGAGGTATATATACACGACGAATGTGGTTGAGAATATAAATAGCAGGATAGAGCTGATAAGGGTAAATACAGGGGGATATTTTCAATCAATCAAGACAGCAGAGGTTGCGATATACATAACAGTAAGTCGGATTCAGAAAACGAGATGGCAAAAACCACTTCCTTTAATTAAGTCTGCTTTATACGAATTGAGGCAAATGTTTGTAAAGAGATTTTATAAGGAGACACAATTCTCTTGA
- the purB gene encoding adenylosuccinate lyase, which produces MIPRYTRPIMAKLWSPEERLRAWGLVEFYACEAWYKLGKVPEGDYQKIKEKLLPYLEEGGFTEANVKRVEEIEKETKHDVIAFLTHLAEIIGPSARYLHLGMTSSDMLDTAMAWLMKRAMEIILEDLTRIKEVLKARAYEFKDTLMIGRTHGIHAEPITFGLKLALWYEEMKRNEKRLKNALECISYGKISGAVGTFAHVPPEVEAYVCEKMGLKPAPVSNQIIQRDRYAEYMASLAILGTTVEKIATEIRHLQRTEVLEAEEFFSPGQKGSSAMPHKRNPILSENLCGLARLLRGYLVPALENVALWHERDISHSSAERVIVPDATTVADFMLVRLEGLLKNLVVYPENMIKNFNLLRGLTFSQQVMLALVEKGMIREEAYKIVQELAMKVWKDTNLNFKDLVLSDQRIRNFLTQEEIEHIFDVKYYLRYVDQIFERVFG; this is translated from the coding sequence ATGATACCAAGGTATACACGTCCTATAATGGCTAAGCTTTGGAGTCCAGAAGAAAGACTGAGAGCCTGGGGGTTGGTGGAGTTTTATGCCTGTGAGGCCTGGTATAAATTGGGTAAAGTGCCAGAAGGGGACTATCAAAAGATTAAAGAGAAGCTTCTTCCTTATCTAGAAGAAGGAGGATTTACCGAAGCCAACGTAAAAAGGGTGGAAGAGATAGAAAAAGAAACTAAACACGACGTGATAGCTTTTTTAACCCATCTGGCTGAGATCATAGGTCCATCAGCCAGATACCTTCACCTTGGTATGACATCTTCTGATATGCTTGATACCGCCATGGCTTGGTTGATGAAAAGAGCCATGGAAATAATCCTTGAAGACCTGACGAGAATAAAGGAGGTTTTAAAAGCAAGGGCTTATGAATTTAAAGATACGTTAATGATAGGAAGAACCCATGGAATTCATGCAGAACCTATTACCTTTGGGTTAAAACTTGCGCTCTGGTATGAAGAGATGAAAAGAAACGAGAAAAGGTTGAAAAACGCTCTTGAATGTATTTCTTATGGGAAAATATCTGGAGCTGTAGGCACTTTTGCCCATGTGCCCCCTGAGGTAGAGGCTTATGTATGTGAGAAAATGGGTTTAAAGCCTGCTCCTGTATCGAATCAGATAATCCAAAGGGATAGGTACGCTGAGTATATGGCTTCTTTGGCTATTTTAGGAACTACGGTAGAAAAAATAGCTACAGAGATCAGACATCTCCAGAGAACTGAAGTGCTTGAGGCAGAAGAATTCTTTTCTCCTGGGCAAAAAGGTTCTTCTGCCATGCCTCATAAACGAAATCCTATTCTTTCTGAAAACCTTTGTGGTCTTGCAAGACTTCTTAGAGGTTATTTGGTTCCTGCTCTCGAAAACGTTGCTCTTTGGCATGAAAGAGATATAAGTCATTCTTCTGCTGAAAGGGTAATTGTGCCTGATGCCACTACTGTCGCAGATTTTATGTTAGTTCGTTTAGAAGGCCTGTTAAAAAATTTGGTGGTCTATCCTGAGAACATGATAAAAAACTTTAATCTCTTAAGAGGACTTACCTTTTCTCAACAGGTGATGTTAGCTTTGGTAGAAAAGGGGATGATAAGAGAAGAGGCTTATAAAATCGTACAGGAATTGGCTATGAAGGTGTGGAAAGATACGAATTTGAACTTTAAAGATTTGGTGTTGTCAGACCAAAGAATAAGAAACTTTTTAACTCAAGAAGAAATAGAACATATTTTTGACGTAAAATATTACTTAAGGTATGTAGACCAGATTTTTGAAAGAGTTTTTGGATAG
- a CDS encoding (deoxy)nucleoside triphosphate pyrophosphohydrolase, translating into MAVKVVAGFIEKDGKVLVVKRPTDKKRGGLWEFPGGKVEAGESLQEALRRELKEELGIEVRVGEVLEKIRYIYPDEEIELYLLSVAVNRDLDLKESLEVKWVDLQELENLELCPADKVLLSKLTLVKNKK; encoded by the coding sequence ATGGCGGTTAAGGTAGTAGCAGGGTTTATAGAAAAAGATGGTAAGGTTTTAGTAGTAAAAAGGCCTACAGACAAAAAAAGAGGAGGACTTTGGGAATTTCCTGGTGGAAAGGTAGAAGCTGGTGAAAGTTTACAAGAAGCTTTAAGGAGGGAATTAAAAGAAGAGTTAGGGATAGAGGTTAGGGTAGGAGAGGTTTTAGAAAAAATAAGATATATTTATCCTGATGAGGAAATAGAGCTTTATCTTCTGTCAGTAGCTGTAAACCGAGACCTTGATTTAAAAGAATCGCTAGAGGTTAAGTGGGTAGACTTACAAGAATTAGAAAACTTAGAGCTTTGTCCTGCAGATAAGGTTTTGTTATCAAAATTAACTCTTGTCAAAAACAAAAAATAG
- the rpsF gene encoding 30S ribosomal protein S6 — MALWRPVKRFRKWETLFIIHPDRVSEKDQVLEKVKEIINSKEGDVLKVDEWGLRKLAYPIAKRKNGYYVLIEFYGLADTPKALEDYFRIDERVVRFIVVKLEDRYNPEKVSNEG; from the coding sequence ATGGCTTTGTGGCGACCAGTTAAAAGGTTTCGTAAATGGGAAACCCTATTTATCATCCATCCTGATAGGGTATCTGAAAAAGATCAGGTTTTAGAAAAAGTTAAAGAGATTATTAACTCTAAAGAAGGTGATGTACTTAAAGTAGACGAATGGGGTTTAAGGAAACTCGCTTATCCCATTGCTAAACGTAAAAATGGTTATTATGTCTTAATAGAGTTTTATGGTTTAGCAGATACCCCAAAGGCATTAGAGGATTATTTTAGGATAGATGAACGTGTGGTAAGGTTTATCGTGGTTAAGTTGGAAGATAGATATAATCCAGAAAAAGTATCAAATGAGGGGTAA
- the rpsR gene encoding 30S ribosomal protein S18 has protein sequence MENTIIKKKAFAKKKFCRFCADPSVKIDYKNADLLKQFLNEKGMIIHRRQTGTCAYHQRQLTTAIKMARIMALLPFVAEVEVE, from the coding sequence ATGGAAAATACGATTATAAAAAAGAAAGCCTTTGCTAAGAAAAAGTTTTGTCGTTTTTGCGCTGATCCAAGCGTTAAGATAGATTATAAAAACGCAGATCTTCTTAAACAGTTTTTAAACGAGAAGGGGATGATCATTCATAGAAGACAAACTGGTACCTGTGCCTACCATCAGAGACAACTTACTACTGCTATCAAAATGGCAAGAATAATGGCTCTTTTGCCTTTTGTGGCTGAAGTAGAGGTAGAATAA
- the rplI gene encoding 50S ribosomal protein L9 produces MEVILRTDVPKLGKAGDIVRVKDGYARNYLIPKGFAIPANQKNIKALEKERQIILAKAERERKKLMSLAEKLEGLELVIYRRKIEEDRIFGSVTVADIVSALKEKGFEVDKKFIELDQPIKKLGVYEIPVKFSPDRVVTIKLEVIEEK; encoded by the coding sequence ATGGAAGTGATATTGAGAACCGATGTTCCTAAATTAGGTAAGGCAGGTGATATCGTAAGGGTAAAAGATGGATATGCCAGAAATTATTTAATACCAAAAGGCTTTGCCATCCCAGCTAACCAGAAAAACATAAAAGCCTTGGAAAAAGAAAGGCAGATTATTTTAGCTAAGGCAGAAAGAGAACGTAAAAAACTTATGTCTTTGGCTGAAAAACTTGAAGGATTGGAATTGGTAATTTATAGGCGTAAAATAGAAGAGGATAGAATTTTTGGATCAGTTACGGTAGCAGACATAGTAAGCGCCTTAAAAGAAAAGGGATTTGAGGTAGATAAAAAGTTTATCGAATTAGACCAGCCTATCAAAAAATTAGGGGTTTATGAGATACCTGTAAAATTTTCTCCTGATAGAGTAGTAACCATAAAGTTAGAAGTAATAGAAGAAAAATAA